In bacterium, a single genomic region encodes these proteins:
- the feoB gene encoding ferrous iron transport protein B, with translation MADNRTIRVAIAGNPNCGKTALFNALTGGHQQVGNWPGVTVERRMGRRIFDGHDLEITDLPGTYSLSPLTPDQLVARDFITSGEPDVIVNILDGSNLERNLYLTTQLLELGLPLVVTVNMMDVVESRGDTLDTAALAELLGCPVVPVVAVKRRGLDELLAAVVRVFTAEGPRKEVHVYYGRDLEGEMARVERFLREQPEISLGGPPRWQAVKLLEYDSEYHRRLAHLGGTGAPLAKLVEESRERLRGLLGHEPEDHFVEAAYGFAAGAIRETLTRNVEGRVKTAEKIDHVLTHRIWGLPIFAVVLWLTFEVTFRLGEPLMGVIGGLFGRLSRLANAYIPAGLVRSLVADGILGGVGGVLVFVPNILLLFVMIALLEDSGYMARGAFVMDRLMHRLGLHGKSFIPMVIGFGCTVPAVMAARTLENPRDRLVTILTVPLMSCGARLPVYILLAGAFFPARYAGTVIFAVYVLGVVLAIIAAKVLRSTVLKGEKVPFVMELPPYHAPTAKAVLLHAWNRAWMYIRKAGTVILLAMVVIWALTAFPLEPGNGGKFDGRMAGADADYVREQAAVAASLGLEPGGVSAATGDGFLPELEKDAALMAAVRRLEALESAPRMPGAGIAVVPIAPGADSLLDAAERLLAARDAHRARTAEIDADREAERLYHTPLGFIGRGLAVVMKPLGFDWKTSAALVAGFAAKEVIVGTFGVLYSENGLDSGTAPLQGCLKREWDARTGGGGWLVALALMVFVLVYVPCAAVLAVIRRETGKWRWAAFAAAYLTVLAWLAAGLTRLVGSLWL, from the coding sequence ATGGCGGATAATCGCACCATCCGGGTCGCCATCGCCGGCAACCCCAACTGCGGCAAGACGGCGCTTTTCAACGCGCTGACCGGCGGCCACCAGCAGGTGGGCAACTGGCCCGGCGTGACCGTCGAGCGGCGCATGGGCCGCCGCATCTTCGACGGCCACGATCTCGAAATCACCGACCTCCCCGGCACCTACTCCCTCTCCCCGCTCACCCCGGACCAGCTCGTGGCCCGGGATTTCATCACCTCCGGCGAGCCCGACGTCATCGTCAACATCCTCGACGGCTCCAACCTCGAGCGCAACCTCTACCTCACCACCCAGCTCCTGGAGCTCGGCCTGCCGCTGGTGGTGACGGTGAACATGATGGACGTGGTGGAGTCGCGGGGCGACACGCTGGACACGGCGGCGCTGGCGGAGCTTTTGGGCTGCCCGGTGGTGCCCGTCGTCGCCGTAAAGAGGCGCGGCCTGGACGAGCTCCTCGCGGCGGTGGTCCGGGTGTTCACCGCCGAGGGGCCGCGCAAGGAGGTCCACGTCTACTACGGGCGGGACCTGGAGGGGGAGATGGCCCGGGTCGAGCGGTTTCTCCGGGAGCAGCCCGAGATTTCGCTGGGCGGGCCGCCGCGCTGGCAGGCGGTCAAGCTCCTGGAGTACGACTCCGAGTACCACCGCCGCCTGGCGCACCTCGGCGGGACGGGCGCGCCGCTGGCGAAGCTGGTGGAGGAATCCCGGGAGCGCCTGCGGGGCCTTCTGGGCCACGAGCCCGAGGACCACTTCGTCGAGGCGGCTTACGGTTTCGCCGCCGGGGCCATCCGCGAGACCTTGACCCGCAACGTCGAGGGGCGCGTTAAAACGGCGGAGAAGATAGACCACGTCCTCACCCACCGCATCTGGGGCCTGCCCATCTTCGCCGTCGTCCTCTGGCTCACCTTCGAGGTCACCTTCCGGCTGGGCGAGCCGCTGATGGGCGTCATCGGGGGGCTGTTCGGCCGGCTTTCGCGGCTGGCGAACGCGTACATCCCGGCGGGCCTCGTCCGGTCCCTGGTGGCGGACGGCATCCTGGGCGGCGTGGGCGGGGTGCTGGTCTTCGTGCCCAACATCCTCTTGCTCTTCGTGATGATCGCGCTGTTGGAGGATTCGGGGTACATGGCTCGGGGCGCCTTCGTTATGGACCGGCTCATGCACCGGCTGGGACTGCACGGCAAGAGCTTCATCCCCATGGTCATCGGCTTCGGCTGCACGGTGCCGGCGGTGATGGCGGCCCGGACGCTGGAGAACCCCCGGGACCGGCTGGTGACGATTCTGACGGTGCCGCTGATGAGCTGCGGGGCGCGGCTGCCGGTTTACATCCTGCTGGCCGGGGCCTTCTTCCCGGCGCGCTACGCCGGGACCGTCATCTTCGCTGTTTACGTTCTGGGCGTCGTCCTGGCGATTATCGCCGCCAAGGTCCTCCGCTCCACCGTCCTCAAAGGGGAAAAAGTCCCCTTCGTCATGGAGCTGCCGCCGTACCACGCGCCCACGGCCAAGGCGGTGCTCCTGCACGCCTGGAACCGGGCCTGGATGTACATCCGCAAGGCGGGGACGGTGATTCTTCTGGCCATGGTCGTCATCTGGGCGCTCACCGCCTTCCCCCTGGAACCGGGGAACGGCGGGAAATTCGACGGCCGGATGGCGGGGGCGGACGCGGATTACGTAAGAGAGCAGGCCGCGGTGGCCGCATCGCTCGGCCTCGAACCGGGGGGTGTCTCGGCCGCGACCGGCGACGGGTTCCTGCCGGAGCTGGAGAAAGACGCGGCGCTGATGGCGGCGGTGCGCCGCCTGGAAGCACTGGAATCGGCGCCGCGCATGCCCGGCGCGGGGATTGCGGTCGTGCCGATCGCACCGGGGGCGGACTCCCTCCTCGACGCCGCGGAAAGGCTCCTCGCCGCCCGGGACGCCCACCGCGCGCGGACGGCGGAGATTGACGCGGACCGGGAGGCCGAGCGGCTCTACCATACCCCGCTGGGCTTCATCGGCCGCGGCCTGGCCGTGGTGATGAAACCGCTCGGTTTCGACTGGAAGACGAGCGCCGCCCTGGTGGCCGGTTTCGCCGCCAAGGAGGTCATCGTGGGGACCTTCGGCGTCCTCTACTCCGAGAACGGACTGGATTCGGGAACCGCCCCGTTGCAGGGCTGCCTGAAACGGGAATGGGACGCCCGCACCGGCGGCGGGGGCTGGCTGGTGGCGCTCGCGCTCATGGTCTTCGTCCTGGTTTACGTGCCCTGCGCGGCGGTGCTGGCGGTGATAAGGCGCGAGACCGGGAAGTGGCGCTGGGCGGCCTTCGCCGCGGCGTACCTCACCGTGCTGGCCTGGCTCGCGGCGGGGCTCACCCGCCTGGTCGGCTCGCTCTGGCTGTGA
- a CDS encoding FeoA family protein: protein MRHGHGDTHRIGGHPGFGRVVERRPGEALCIEDLAPGDDFEVIAIHGGQTARMRLCELGLAAGVRAVVEETFPLIIRVGDTRLALGFGLARKVDVRRVE, encoded by the coding sequence ATGAGACACGGCCACGGCGACACGCACCGCATCGGAGGACACCCCGGCTTCGGCCGCGTGGTCGAGAGGCGGCCCGGCGAGGCGCTCTGCATCGAGGACCTGGCCCCCGGCGACGACTTCGAGGTCATCGCCATTCACGGCGGTCAAACGGCGCGGATGCGGCTCTGCGAACTGGGGTTGGCCGCGGGCGTCCGGGCCGTCGTCGAGGAAACGTTCCCGCTCATCATCCGCGTGGGCGACACCCGCCTGGCCCTGGGCTTCGGCCTGGCCCGCAAGGTGGACGTGCGCCGGGTGGAGTAG
- a CDS encoding NADH:ubiquinone reductase (Na(+)-transporting) subunit E (Part of the NQR complex which consists of NqrA, NqrB, NqrC, NqrD, NqrE and NqrF; NQR complex catalyzes the reduction of ubiquinone-1 to ubiquinol by two successive reactions, coupled with the transport of Na(+) ions from the cytoplasm to the periplasm; NqrE is probably involved in the second step, the conversion of ubisemiquinone to ubiquinol.), with the protein MQALVILFAATFTNNIALTNFLGMCPFIAVSRDVKTAFGMGLAVTLVMTLTSAANWAIQHYLLEPYGVEHLQFIIFIVVIAAITQVLELAIERFSPDLYASFGVFLALIAVNCAILGVSLFMVLRGYGFLETVGYGIGSGLGWMLAITALAGIREKIEKSDIPAGLKGPGITMISAGIMAMAFIGLTGLI; encoded by the coding sequence ATGCAGGCCCTGGTAATCCTTTTCGCCGCCACCTTCACCAACAACATCGCCCTCACCAACTTCCTGGGCATGTGCCCCTTCATCGCCGTCAGCCGGGACGTGAAAACCGCCTTCGGCATGGGGCTGGCGGTGACGCTGGTGATGACGCTGACCTCGGCGGCCAACTGGGCCATCCAGCACTACCTCCTGGAGCCCTACGGCGTGGAGCACCTCCAGTTCATCATCTTCATCGTGGTCATCGCGGCCATCACCCAGGTGCTCGAGCTGGCCATCGAACGGTTCTCCCCCGACCTCTACGCCTCCTTCGGGGTGTTCCTGGCGCTCATCGCGGTTAACTGCGCCATCCTCGGGGTGAGCCTGTTCATGGTCCTGCGGGGGTACGGCTTCCTGGAGACGGTGGGGTACGGCATCGGCTCGGGGCTGGGGTGGATGCTGGCGATTACCGCGCTGGCGGGCATCCGGGAAAAAATCGAGAAGTCGGACATCCCCGCGGGGCTGAAGGGGCCGGGGATAACGATGATTTCCGCCGGCATCATGGCCATGGCCTTCATCGGGCTTACGGGCCTGATCTGA